The Falsibacillus albus genomic interval GTGACAGGCACCAAGGTAGATAGGTTAACCGAATGCGGTGGCTTATCTACCTTTTTTATTGTGAAAATATGGTATAGTGGTGGAAAAAGAGGGGGGAGAACTTTCAATGAAAACACTGCTATTAACGGGATTTGAACCATTTTTGGGCCATCCGATCAACCCAACAGAACAAATCGTGAAGGAGCTGGATGGAAAAGAAACCGGAGACTATCAGATTAAAGGCAAGCTGCTGCCGGTCGATTTTGCGGAGGCGCAGGGACAGTTTGTTTCTTATATGAATGATCTTCAGCATGACGCGGTGATCTCGCTTGGGCTGGCAGCGGGCCGCGAATGCATCACTCCAGAGCGAGTTGCCATCAACATTCGCGACGGCGAACCTGACAACAAAGGAAATGCGCATCAGGACGCTCTCATTGAAGAAAATGGACCGGCTGCCTATTTCTCCACGCTGCCAATTCGAGCAATGGTCGAAGAATTGAATGCTGCAGGACTTCCTGCCAAAATCTCCAATACAGCAGGCACCTACCTCTGCAACAACATCATGTACTCCATGCTCCATGAGTTAGAATCCCGCAATATGACCGTACCTGCAGGGTTCATCCATGTTCCGGCCTCACATGACCTTGTCGTCAAAGGCTCCAGGGCTATGCCAAGCTGGTCTCAGGCTGATTTGACGAAAGCGATTGAAATAATGATTGGTGTTTTAGCCGGTCCCTGAGGGGACTGGCTTTTTTATTTTGGAGAAAAATGAATTGGGGAAGGAGGTGATTGAAAAATTGCGGATAGTGATGGAAATATCGCCGGAAGTGATGGAGAAAATCCCGATTGTGATGGAGAAAATGGGTTCTGTGATGGAATTATGGCTGAAAGTGATGGAATCGACTCAAAATCGTCCCCGATCCGACGCAAATTCGCATAAATTTGTCTATTACTGAAGGTGGAGACTTGGGAAATTTCATTTAAGATGCAAATGGAGTCGATCCGGAAAGAGGTTTTCATCAAAATGCTTTTGGACAAATTGAGGTGTGCCTCCAGGAGAAGCGAAATCGGTGGAGTGATGGAATAAATGGCGGATAATGATAGAAATATCGCCGGAAGTGATGGAGAAATTCCCGATTGTGATGGAGAAAATCGGTTTTGTGATGGAATTATGGCTGAAAGTGATGGAATCGCCTCAGAATCGTCCCCGATCCGACGCAAATTCGCATAAATTTGTCTATTACTGAAGGTGGAGACTCGGGAAATTTCATTTAAGATGCAAATGGAGTCGATCCGGGAAGAGGTTTTCAACCAAAAAGTCCTTGGACAAAATGAGGTGTGCCTCCAGGAGAAGCGAAACCGGTGGAGTGATGGAATAAATGGCGGATAGTGATGGAAATATCGCCGGAAGTGATGGAGAAAATTGGTTTTGTGATGGAATTATGGCTAAAAGTGATGGAATCGCCTCAAAATCGTCCCCGATCTGACGCAAATTCGCATAAATTTGTCTATTACTGAAGGTGGAGACTCGGGAAATTTCATTTAAGATGAAAATAGAGTCTATCCGGGAAGTGGTTTACATCAAAAATGCCTTTGGACAAATCTGAGGTGTGCCTCCAGGAGAAGCGGAATCGGTAGAGTGATGAAAAAAAAGCGGATAGTGATGGAAATATCGCCGGAAGTGATGGAGAAATTCCCGATTGTGATGGAGAAAATCGGTTTTGTGATGGAATTATGGCTGAAAGTGATGGAATCGCCTCATCATTCATCACGGAATCCCCTTCCCCAACTTGTTCCTCTGGATTTTTTTGAGAGAAATAAAGGAATTTCATCAGCATTTAAAGAAAATAGATGAAAAACAATTAAAGGAGTGATGATTTGATTGTAAAAGAGCTGCAAATCCCACGGAAGGTGATCATACTTGAAGCCTTACTAAGAAGACTTCCAAAAACCCATCCCCAAAGGTTGAAAATCGAGGAAGAAAGAGCTCGGAGTATGGCTGGATACAAGGGGGAGCAGACAATTGACTATCATCTTAGAAGTTTGGAAGACCAGAAATACTATATTTTTCATGATGTTCGGCTAAAGGAACGTAAAGACTACTATTTTCAAATTGATATCCTCATCCTTTCCCCATATTTCATCCTCATTCTTGAGGTCAAAAACATTTCCGGCACATTGACGTTCAATCAAAATTTTAAACAACTCATCAGAACAACAAGCGATGGGGTGGAAGACTGTTTTCCAGATCCGATCCTTCAGGTATCCGAACAGGAATATCAGTTGAAACATTGGCTTGAACAATTTAACTTCGCCTCCATTCCCGTCCTATCCCTCATTGTCATCACCAACTCATCTTCCCAAATCAGAATGGAGCCTTTTGATAAAAAGGTGTTGAACAAAGTGGTCCGTAATAAAATGCTTCGGACGAAAATAAATGAATTTGAAAAGATTTATCGAGACGAAAAATTCTCAGGAAAAGAGATGAGAAAGATAAAAAAGTTAATCTTAAAGCACCATACAGAGTACGATTACCCGGCTTTGGAAAAGTTCAACATTTCGCCATCAGAGCTTATCACAGGTATACATTGTCCGCATTGTTCAACATTGCCGATGGTCAGGGAAATGAGATCATGGTCCTGCAGCCATTGCCATCATCAATCGAAGGTGGCATTTTTACCATCGATCATGGATTATGTGCTGCTCGTAAAACAGGAATTCACAAATAGAGATATCCGATATTTCCTCAATATCGCTTCAGAACAAACCTCCCTCAGACTATTGACCTCAAACGGACACATTAAACCCATCGGCGACACAAAAAACCGAAAATATCATATGAAAATCTCGCCAACTCTCGACACATTTCTCAGGAAATAAACATGAGCTATGCTCCTAGGTGCCTGTCACCAGAAGGGCATAGCTGCCAAATAACGACTTCAGCCCTGTACCAAAGTGACAGGCACCACCATTCAGCCCCACCACTTGGTGCCTGTCACCAAAGTGCCACCCTTAAGGCTATGATGAGAAAAAGATTAAAAATTTTCTAATAATCCTTGTCCTTATTGTGCTTTTCGTGCATATATCGTCAACCAAGCTAATAAACTGATACAAACCTGACAATAAAAAGAGAGTGTTTGAGGTGAAGAGTCGTTAATAAGCAGAGCTCATTGGGTCGCAGACATGTTTAATCCTTGTAATGACAGAAGGTTCGATCACTTCTGCCGCATACATATTTCGAAGTCGCTCCACCCCCATTTTTGATTGGGAGGGAGAAATGCTTCGTCAATGCGGGATACAGTACTCCGTCGAAGTGAAAGCGGGTCTCATTTCACACTTCTCACATCCAATTTAGGGAGGTAGAGTGGTGTGCACGATTACATCAAAGAGAGAACTATCAAGATTGGAAAGTATATCGTGGAGACGAGAAAAACAGTTCGCGTGATTGCGAAGGAGTTTGGCGTGTCCAAAAGTACTGTCCATAAAGACCTCACAGAACGGCTGCCGGAAATTAACCCGGAGCTTGCCAACGAAGTAAAAGTGATCCTCGATTATCATAAATCAATCCGTCATCTACGTGGAGGCGAAGCTACAAAACAGAAGTATGCAAAAGAAGAATTTGAAGGGGAAGCAGTAAAATGAGAAAAGGGAGGCAAACCGCGATTCGGCGGAATGCTCCCTTTTTTATTTATCATAGATTGTTGTTTTACAAGTTATTTCGATTGGTGAGGTATGTGCGAGGCTTCGAAAATCAACAACCTTAACCTCTCACTCATATCAATAAAAACTTCAAAGTAACACAATTGTGAACATATTGAAAAATATTTGTCAATTCATTCCTCTAAGACATAAATTTGTGATAAAATGTTCAATTAGGGAACTAAACTTCTTTCATTGAAACAGAACATTAAAAAACAAATCATACCCTATAGATAAAGCGTTGATATGATCAGGAAGGAGCACTTTTGGATGTTTGCAAAAGATATTGGAATTGACTTAGGAACTGCGAATGTTTTGATTCATGTAAAGGGCCGCGGAATTGTTTTAAATGAACCATCTGTCGTTGCAATCGACAAAAACACAAACAAAGTTTTGGCCGTCGGAGAAGAGGCGCGAAGAATGGTAGGGCGTACACCAGGGAACATTGTCGCCATCCGTCCATTGAAGGATGGGGTCATTGCAGACTTTGATGTAACCGAATCCATGTTGAAGCACTTCATTAACAAATTGAATGTAAAAGGATTTTTATCCAAGCCCCGCATTTTGATTTGCTGCCCGACGAACATCACAAGTGTTGAGCAAAAAGCAATCAGGGAAGCGGCTGAAAAAAGCGGCGGAAAGAAAATTTATTTGGAAGAAGAACCAAAAGTGGCTGCAATCGGTGCTGGAATGGACATTTTTCAGCCTAGCGGAAACATGGTCGTCGATATCGGCGGCGGAACGACGGATATCGCCGTTCTTTCCATGGGTGACATTGTCACATCGGCCTCCATCAAAATGGCCGGAGATAAATTCGACAGTGAAATCTTGAGCTATATTAAAAAACAGTACAAGCTTCTGATCGGTGAACGCACGGCAGAAGACATCAAGATGAAAATCGGTACGGTCTTCCCAGGCTCCCGTTCGGAAGAAATGGAAATCCGCGGCCGTGACATGGTGACAGGTTTGCCGCGCACGATCACAATCCATTCCGAGGAAATTGAAGGGGCTTTGCGTGAATCTGTAGCAATCATCGTTCAAGCCGCAAAGAATGTGCTTGAAAAAACTCCTCCTGAACTATCAGCGGACATCATTGACCGCGGCGTAATCGTAACTGGCGGCGGAGCACTGCTGCACGGCTTCGACCAGCTGTTGGCAGAAGAATTAAAAGTTCCAGTTCTAGTTGCAGAAAATCCGATGGACTGTGTCGCGATCGGAACAGGCGTCATGCTCGAAAACATGGACAAACTCCCAAGAAAATCATTGGCATAAACTTAAATGAACGGACAAGCAGGAAAACTGCCTGTTCGTTTTTTTGTTCAGCCCTACCCCTTTGGTGCCTGTCACCAACTCCGCTCCATCTTTCGATCGGAAACTTCACCTTTTCGCCAAAAAATGACAGAAGCAGTTGAAAAAAGGCAAATTTTCTGTGTCTTTGTCGACATCTATCCTTTATAATGGAAGGTAGGATATTTAGAACGTGTATGAGGTGAGAGGATGCTTCGAGGATTTTATACGGCAGCTTCAGGAATGATTGCGCAGCAGAGAAGGACCGAAATGTTGACGAATAATATGGCGAATGCAAACACCCCTGGATTCAAAGCAGATCAGTCATCGATGAGGGCTTTTCCGGAGATGCTTTTGAGCAGGATTGAAAATGCATCGATCCCGACTGAGAAGACATTGAATTTGATGACTTCCAATCGACTTGATACCGGCAAGGATGGAACGGGGTTGAATCTGGGAGTTTACATGCAGGAGGCGAATCCTTTATTCAGTCAAGGCGACCTGCAATCGACGGACCGCACTACCGATTTGGCCATTGAGGATATCAACATGCCAATGAATCAGGACACCGATAGACCTGGCAGTGTCTTTTTTGCCGTGCAAGATGCGGACGGACACCCCCGCTACACGCGAAACGGCAATTTTACAATTGATGCCAAGGGATTTTTGACGACGTCCAATGGGCTCTATGTCCTAAATGATCAAGGGAAGCCGATCCAGCTCGACAGCGATCAATTCACCATCAATGAAAACGGCCAAATTGCAGCAAACGGCAAGAGTTACGGCAGAATCGGCATTGGCTACTCAGATAACCCTGAAATGATGAATAAGCAGGGGGACGGACTATTTTATCTGGATAAAAATGCAGCGCTGCCTTCTGCCTACGATCCAAAGAAAGCACCGAATGTTGATTTTCAAATCAAGCAGGGCTTCATAGAGGGTTCGAATGTGGACTCATCGAAAACGATGACCGATCTACTGACGGCATACCGCGCTTTTGAAGCCAATCAAAAGGTGCTGCAGGCTTATGATAAAAGTATGGATAAGGCGGTCAATGAAGTGGGCCGCGTGAACGGATAATAGTTGAAATGAAGGGAGGCGATCGGTTTGAATAGACAAATGATCACCGCGACAAATACGCTTGGACAAATCCAGAAGCAGATGGACATCCTTTCCAACAATATGGCCAACCTCCAGACGAATGGCTATAAAAAACGGGAAGCATATTTTTCGGATATGCTGTTTCAACAATTTGATAATCAGCCGACTGAAAAAGATGAAGTTGAACAAGGCCAGAGCAAACGCCGGACTCCACTCCAAATCCGGCAGGGTACCGGTGCTAGACTGGGACAAGCGGAGATGAACATGTCGCAGGGAGCCCTGAAAGCAACCGATCGTCCGCTTGATATTGCTTTTACAAAAGCCGATCAGTTCTTGAAAGTACTGGTTCAAGACGATAAAGGGAGTAAGGTGCAGTTCACAAGGGATGGCGCACTGCAGCTTTCGCCGGTCAGTGGAAGCGAGACGATGCTGGTGAACAGTGACGGCAGACCGGTGCTTGATGAAAAGGAGCAGCCGATCATCATCAATGGCAGTGTTAAGGATACAAAGTTTACCGAGAATGGAGAGTTCATTGTCCATTTGGATTCGGGGCAAACGGAATCGTTCCAGCTTGGCGTGATTTCGGTGAAAAAACCGCAGTTCCTTGAGCAAAAGGGAAATAATTTAGTGGGGCTGCCGGAAAACATGAATTCATTAGGCGTAAAAGCAAATGATATATACACAGATATGACAGGTAACAATCGCGGGAGTATTGCGATTCAACAAGGCAGCCTCGAGCAGTCGAACGTTGATTTAAGCAAAGAAATGTCACAGCTGATCAGTTTACAGCGGTCCTATCAGTTCCAGGCAAGGGCGATCACGATGGCCGATCAAATGATGGGATTAGTGAATGGCATACGTTAGAAGGAGTTTTGCAATATGACAGTCAAGGATATCCAACCACAGCAAGAATCAAAAACAAGGGAAGAGCATAGAAAACAATCCAAAAATACAGAGAAAACCGAATCAGCGAACCGCCGGAAAAAAGTGCGGATCCGTTTGATTCCTATTTGGCTGCGGATCATCATTGTCATCCTTCTCATTCTTCTTAGCGTTGGATCAGGCGCCGTCGTCGGATATGGAGTGATAGGGGACGGCAATCCAA includes:
- a CDS encoding flagellar hook-basal body protein, translated to MLRGFYTAASGMIAQQRRTEMLTNNMANANTPGFKADQSSMRAFPEMLLSRIENASIPTEKTLNLMTSNRLDTGKDGTGLNLGVYMQEANPLFSQGDLQSTDRTTDLAIEDINMPMNQDTDRPGSVFFAVQDADGHPRYTRNGNFTIDAKGFLTTSNGLYVLNDQGKPIQLDSDQFTINENGQIAANGKSYGRIGIGYSDNPEMMNKQGDGLFYLDKNAALPSAYDPKKAPNVDFQIKQGFIEGSNVDSSKTMTDLLTAYRAFEANQKVLQAYDKSMDKAVNEVGRVNG
- the pcp gene encoding pyroglutamyl-peptidase I, with product MKTLLLTGFEPFLGHPINPTEQIVKELDGKETGDYQIKGKLLPVDFAEAQGQFVSYMNDLQHDAVISLGLAAGRECITPERVAINIRDGEPDNKGNAHQDALIEENGPAAYFSTLPIRAMVEELNAAGLPAKISNTAGTYLCNNIMYSMLHELESRNMTVPAGFIHVPASHDLVVKGSRAMPSWSQADLTKAIEIMIGVLAGP
- the spoIIID gene encoding sporulation transcriptional regulator SpoIIID, with protein sequence MHDYIKERTIKIGKYIVETRKTVRVIAKEFGVSKSTVHKDLTERLPEINPELANEVKVILDYHKSIRHLRGGEATKQKYAKEEFEGEAVK
- a CDS encoding DNA-directed RNA polymerase subunit beta, translating into MTVKDIQPQQESKTREEHRKQSKNTEKTESANRRKKVRIRLIPIWLRIIIVILLILLSVGSGAVVGYGVIGDGNPKDTFKKSTWTHIYDLVNKR
- a CDS encoding flagellar hook-basal body protein, which translates into the protein MNRQMITATNTLGQIQKQMDILSNNMANLQTNGYKKREAYFSDMLFQQFDNQPTEKDEVEQGQSKRRTPLQIRQGTGARLGQAEMNMSQGALKATDRPLDIAFTKADQFLKVLVQDDKGSKVQFTRDGALQLSPVSGSETMLVNSDGRPVLDEKEQPIIINGSVKDTKFTENGEFIVHLDSGQTESFQLGVISVKKPQFLEQKGNNLVGLPENMNSLGVKANDIYTDMTGNNRGSIAIQQGSLEQSNVDLSKEMSQLISLQRSYQFQARAITMADQMMGLVNGIR
- a CDS encoding nuclease-related domain-containing protein translates to MIVKELQIPRKVIILEALLRRLPKTHPQRLKIEEERARSMAGYKGEQTIDYHLRSLEDQKYYIFHDVRLKERKDYYFQIDILILSPYFILILEVKNISGTLTFNQNFKQLIRTTSDGVEDCFPDPILQVSEQEYQLKHWLEQFNFASIPVLSLIVITNSSSQIRMEPFDKKVLNKVVRNKMLRTKINEFEKIYRDEKFSGKEMRKIKKLILKHHTEYDYPALEKFNISPSELITGIHCPHCSTLPMVREMRSWSCSHCHHQSKVAFLPSIMDYVLLVKQEFTNRDIRYFLNIASEQTSLRLLTSNGHIKPIGDTKNRKYHMKISPTLDTFLRK
- the mreB gene encoding rod shape-determining protein; translated protein: MFAKDIGIDLGTANVLIHVKGRGIVLNEPSVVAIDKNTNKVLAVGEEARRMVGRTPGNIVAIRPLKDGVIADFDVTESMLKHFINKLNVKGFLSKPRILICCPTNITSVEQKAIREAAEKSGGKKIYLEEEPKVAAIGAGMDIFQPSGNMVVDIGGGTTDIAVLSMGDIVTSASIKMAGDKFDSEILSYIKKQYKLLIGERTAEDIKMKIGTVFPGSRSEEMEIRGRDMVTGLPRTITIHSEEIEGALRESVAIIVQAAKNVLEKTPPELSADIIDRGVIVTGGGALLHGFDQLLAEELKVPVLVAENPMDCVAIGTGVMLENMDKLPRKSLA